The following are encoded in a window of Dictyostelium discoideum AX4 chromosome 6 chromosome, whole genome shotgun sequence genomic DNA:
- the vps8 gene encoding RING zinc finger-containing protein — MNKNNNNNNTPTSSWKSGTTKPTTTTTTTNTTTTNNNPTSPNKTQTSNDLDIVSILSAPPPSTKRVFDPTSTPIKDKKSTGSTGSNSSGSNSNLSSPTKSLTIEQQQQQQSIGRNNSFNIGSLKANSLSNSSTSIGSDVNFINDPKLKNTNNNNKQQQQPINKELIDSILNDDINDDEDDEVGEIIINNNSTINNFNSDTESDSEEVDPEILKKILNEQDDDIIIDESMTVDDILKEVATQEDQEESELLNEFIKSPILSQIQQELDIMESQQPMLWQSRNNRLVVNGIVVEPQSYTKISEQLSSSDIRKVVGYPTCFTVSKFICIGTSHGYLMIFNFNQELLSIIGGSICSDCGPVTAIDSPSCRVNEDWLVSGHQSGHIILWDIVGGKPIKVIDRIHKLPLVHLKFFADGARFVSSDSNGITNIISITKGFMSIGTDQQLLLNGNLGPVLSIALLLPGNHDHPTDRQGIVALATSRKILIISTSSDGVSILNNKITKPKNINNNSASEGGSGGALPYLSWRRVIYNRSLGHTKPLEPILAIGWGTSIQLLQIVTAPNDFKFQAPEFIVVANYQTDHTICGLEWLDSQTILFQNSKDELRVFDPFALEEVESVNIKSMQLIHHSKYQGISVYSFHSSIKTLKSRIYFLGLNGLFTAHILTWIERLSILTTNGQWFEALCLALDFYEGKAKACTGLSSNTVDSKYITSEKIVEIISNLCQSIFNITQPELLAGKSLIPKSYYQQMDPRIEYLNIYQQLALISIEFCIAIKRTDLLFGEVFNYFFDNDMKSCILDFLEPYILNDRLTHLNPEVMQYMMTYYQDLGILVRAEQCVLHLDISSIDFHQTVVLCRKHGLYSALIYLYNKGLNDYITPMEDMMEVVIKPNNLNNQPTEMDKNSKSVAQRLLLYLQLSLSGKSFPSGLIAPSRVLSLKSEIYEYLFLWNIDPDDPTPYPRIYNLLKMDTTELLKILSLGFYDKGFQMSPNQQQQPQQQQQQQQQQNENNENYLDETIPQLSVPNLPLNFPVSRSNLTTFNMISVLLLIVIDKSQHPYELKPNNKWPFSFQQQGQLLCILGKVFIDGLFRVDNNLLNRIIGMLSVTPIENTPMFDLKTRQSVLLDILKIILNNNNKNNKNNNGGMANLGSDINYDKLLVSCEGNEFFKVCQYIYSIKNNFNRMITCQIKDPDNKQHSFDYIREILARPSLTIEQRETVKNTSISNLAQLILIDSVKTAQLIMDCFSSDHEKVLRELSSFPKLQFTYLQGLFKKGTTSSNNNNGNNNGNNNSNNNNNNNNNGNGNNNNNDLSIIQQYGIHISQETHELYLRLMCNFSPELVIRYLSSNDDYPLDSCLKICQQFNNLEGSIYLLERIGDVFKALDMLLLILKDKLDELLKYYVQVFANVKQLKESDGNNNLQAPSKQEKQVMTDLYSAISLCQRNSPKLQDSENEPLWFRLFDTIVTCIQRIKQQSNQGVFSKQSAIYWKSLNFLSKLVHSILNSMMGYVALPVILSRIVNEYGGNELGDFKSIITDMMDTCTFETIILKTANDLIQADMFSATQTFVEKLSRAYTPNISKCGMCYRPLSEAPIAKQQPNHTMALDTLIVYQCNHTFHSECLGKHKVCPLCSKEKERKKLPSSLTSNNNNINNKTVHQQQQQQKEKEKEKEDEELLDAVKFDVSKYEKEKTQKETAKYMERLENYSKLNRRIGYSNYTAFKSFESHDKEQKSQKPKGRVQQHMQQHQQQQQQQQKQRQRR, encoded by the exons atgaataaaaacaataacaataataatacaccaacatcatcatGGAAATCAGGAACTACTAAAcccactacaacaacaactacaacaaatacaacaacaaccaataataatcCTACTTCACCTAATAAAACACAAACATCAAATGATCTTGATATtgtatcaatattatcagcACCACCACCTTCTACTAAAAGAGTTTTCGATCCAACTTCTACAccaataaaagataaaa agagTACAGGAAGCACAGGTAGTAATAGTTCaggtagtaatagtaatttatcatcaccaactaaatcattaacaattgaacaacaacaacagcaacaatcTATTGGAagaaataatagttttaatattgGTAGTTTAAAAGCAAATTCATTGAGTAATAGTTCAACAAGTATAGGTAGTGatgttaattttataaatgatccaaaattaaaaaatacaaataataataataaacaacaacaacaaccaataaataaagaattaattgatagtatattaaatgatgatattaatgatgatgaggatgatgaagttggtgaaataataataaataataatagtactataaataattttaattctgaCACAGAGTCAGATTCAGAGGAGGTCGATCCAgagattttaaagaaaatattgaatgagcaagatgatgatattatAATTGACGAAAGTATGACAGTggatgatattttaaaagaggTTGCAACTCAAGAGGATCAAGAGGAGAGTGAACTATTGAATGAGTTTATAAAGTCACCAATTCTATCACAGATTCAACAGGAATTGGATATAATGGAATCACAGCAACCAATGCTATGGCAATCGAGAAACAATAGGTTGGTAGTGAATGGAATTGTAGTGGAACCACAATCCTATACAAAGATATCTGAACAATTATCATCGAGCGATATTAGAAAAGTGGTTGGATATCCAACATGTTTCACTGTGTCAAAGTTTATTTGCATTGGTACATCGCATGGgtatttgatgattttcAACTTCAACCAAGAGTTACTATCGATTATCGGAGGTTCCATATGCTCTGATTGCGGCCCTGTCACCGCCATAGATTCGCCATCATGCAGGGTCAACGAGGACTGGCTGGTCAGCGGCCACCAGTCAGGCCATATCATACTGTGGGATATAGTGGGTGGCAAACCTATCAAGGTCATAGACAGAATCCATAAGTTGCCATTGGTACACTTGAAATTCTTTGCTGATGGCGCCAGATTCGTATCGTCCGATTCAAATGGTATCACTAATATCATCTCGATTACCAAAGGTTTCATGTCAATTGGTACCGATCAACAATTGTTACTAAATGGTAACTTAGGTCCAGTATTGTCCATCGCGTTATTATTACCAGGCAATCACGACCATCCAACTGATAGACAAGGTATTGTGGCATTAGCAACAAGtagaaaaatattaattatttcaacCTCAAGTGATGgtgtttcaattttaaataataaaattacaaaaccaaaaaatattaataataatagtgcaTCAGAGGGAGGTAGTGGCGGAGCTTTACCATATTTATCATGGCGTAGAGTGATTTATAATAGATCATTAGGACATACTAAACCATTAGAACCAATACTTGCAATTGGTTGGGGTACATCAATTCAATTACTTCAAATTGTGACAGCaccaaatgattttaaatttcaagCACCAGAATTTATAGTTGTAGCAAATTATCAAACTGATCATACAATTTGTGGTTTGGAATGGTTAGATAGTCAAACTATATTATTCCAAAATTCAAAAGATGAATTAAGAGTATTTGATCCATTCGCATTGGAGGAGGTTGAAAGTGTTAATATCAAATCTATGcaattaattcatcattCTAAATATCAAGGTATTTCAGTATACTCATTTCATAGTAGTATTAAAACATTGAAATCTAGAATTTATTTCTTGGGTTTAAATGGTTTATTCACAGCACATATTTTAACATGGATAGAGAGATTATCAATATTGACCACCAATGGCCAATGGTTTGAAGCATTATGTTTAGCATTGGATTTCTATGAAGGTAAAGCTAAAGCCTGCACAGGTCTATCAAGTAATACTGTGGATTCTAAATACATCACGTCAGAGAAAATCGTTGAAATCATATCAAACCTTTGTCAAAGCATTTTCAACATCACTCAACCGGAATTGTTGGCAGGTAAATCGTTAATACCAAAGAGCTACTATCAACAAATGGACCCTCGTATTGAATATCTCAACATTTACCAACAATTGGCAttgatttcaattgaattttgtATTGCTATAAAAAGAACCGATTTACTATTTGGTgaagtttttaattatttctttgataatgatatgAAGAGTTGTATATTGGATTTCTTGGAACCCTATATTCTAAATGATAGACTCACTCATTTAAACCCAGAGGTTATGCAATACATGATGACCTATTACCAAGATTTGGGTATATTAGTTAGAGCAGAACAATGTGTACTACATTTGGATATCTCTTCAATCGATTTTCATCAAACGGTGGTGTTATGTAGAAAACATGGGCTTTACAGCGCATTGATTTATCTCTACAATAAAGGATTGAATGATTATATCACACCAATGGAAGATATGATGGAAGTTGtaattaaaccaaataatttaaataatcaaccaACTGAAATggataaaaattcaaaaagtgTAGCACAAAGATTACTACTCTATTTACAACTTAGTCTATCGGGTAAATCATTTCCTAGTGGTCTAATAGCACCATCACgtgttttatcattaaaatctGAAATCTATGAATACCTCTTCCTTTGGAATATCGATCCTGATGATCCAACACCATATCcaagaatttataatttattaaaaatggatacaactgaattattaaaaattttatcattaggTTTTTATGATAAAGGTTTTCAAATGTCACCAAATCAGCAACagcaaccacaacaacaacaacaacaacaacaacaacaaaatgaaaataatgaaaactATTTAGATGAAACTATACCACAATTAAGTGTACCAAATTTACCATTAAATTTCCCAGTTTCAAGATCAAATTTAACAACATTTAATATGATctctgtattattattaattgttatcGATAAGAGTCAACATCCTTATGAATTgaaaccaaataataaatggcCATTTTCATTCCAACAACAAGGTCAACTGCTTTGTATATTAGGTAAAGTTTTCATTGATGGTTTATTTCGTGTTGATAATAATCTATTAAATAGAATCATTGGTATGTTATCAGTTacaccaattgaaaatacaccaatgtttgatttaaaaactaGACAAAGTGTATtattagatattttaaagattatactcaataataataataagaataataagaataataatggtggtatgGCAAATTTAGGTAGTGATATAAattatgataaattattagttaGTTGTGAAGGTAATGAATTCTTTAAAGTTTGTCAATACATTTATAGTATAAAGAATAATTTCAATAGAATGATCACTTGTCAAATTAAAGATCCAGATAATAAACAACATTCATTCGATTATATTAGAGAGATTTTAGCAAGACCTTCACTAACAATTGAACAACGTGAAACTGTAAAAAAtacatcaatttcaaatttagcTCAACTCATTCTAATTGATAGTGTTAAAACTGCTCAATTAATTATGGATTGTTTCTCTAGTGATCATGAAAAAGTTTTAAGAGAATTAAGTTCATTTCCAAAATTACAATTTACATATTTACAaggtttatttaaaaaaggtaCAACtagttcaaataataataatggcaataataatggtaataataatagtaataataataataataataataacaatggtaatggtaataataataataatgacttATCAATTATTCAACAATATGGAATACATATTTCACAAGAAACTCATGAACTTTATTTAAGATTAATGTGTAATTTTTCACCAGAATTAGTTATACGTTatttatcatcaaatgatgatTATCCATTAGATAGTTGTTTAAAGATTTGtcaacaatttaataatttggaaggttcaatttatttattagagAGAATTGGTGATGTTTTTAAAGCATTGGATatgttattattgatattgaaagACAAGTTGGATGAATTATTGAAATACTATGTTCAAGTATTTGCAAAtgttaaacaattaaaagaatctgatggtaataataatttacaagcACCAAGTAAGCAAGAGAAACAAGTGATGACTGATCTTTATTCGGCCATTTCATTATGTCAACGTAATTCACCAAAATTACAAGATTCAGAGAATGAGCCATTATGGTTCAGATTATTCGATACCATTGTAACTTGTATTCAAAGAATTAAACAGCAATCGAATCAAGGTGTTTTTAGTAAACAATCGGCAATCTATTGGAAATCTTTGAATTTCCTCTCGAAATTAGttcattcaattttaaattcaatgatGGGTTATGTTGCATTGCCTGTGATTCTCTCAAGAATTGTCAATGAATATGGTGGTAATGAGTTGGGTgatttcaaatcaattatcaCCGATATGATGGATACTTGTACTTTTGAAACTATAATCTTAAAGACTGCAAATGACTTGATTCAAGCTGATATGTTCTCTGCCACTCAAACTTTTGTTGAAAAATTATCACGTGCTTACACTCCAAACATTTCAAAATGTGGTATGTGCTATCGTCCACTAAGTGAAGCTCCAATAgcaaaacaacaaccaaatcaTACTATGGCACTTGATACATTAATTGTATACCAATGTAATCATACTTTTCATTCTGAATGTCTTGGAAAACATAAAGTTTGTCCATTATgttcaaaagaaaaagaacgaAAGaaattaccatcatcattaactagcaataataataatatcaataataaaacagtacatcaacaacaacaacaacaaaaagaaaaagaaaaagaaaaagaagatgaagaattaTTAGATGCTGTCAAATTTGATGTAtcaaaatatgaaaaagagaaaactCAAAAGGAAACTGCTAAATATATGGAAAGATTagaaaattattcaaaattaaatagacGTATTGGTTATAGTAATTATACTgcttttaaatcttttgaaaGTCATGATAAAGAACAAAAAAGTCAAAAACCAAAAGGTAGAGTACAACAACATAtgcaacaacatcaacaacaacaacaacaacaacaaaaacaaagacaaagaagataa
- the ctrA gene encoding solute carrier family 7 member protein: MASYLNRSSEQQNIPLLKNRKIYSLNSLIRKYPVNGFQDDDDNNNQQTNNGEGNLNKCLTVFDIISYGIGSTVGAGVFVSIGIAISSYAGPGTLLSFLFSAIACLISAFCYSEFSARIPASGSAYTFAYVSLGEYMGWFVGWNLTLEYAISASAVARGWVGYFSVIFSIFGAKTPQFIQGYQINDWININPIAPLIIVFCTIILVFGIKDSARFNMIITCINILTILFFIVLGSIYVKVENWTPFLPFGFDGVFNACSVVFFSYVGFDSVTTLAGEVKNPKRDLPIGVIGSLVIATSLYIGVTLVLSGMVNFREVSQGSPLSDAFIHNGLDMKWAAMIIAFGTLTSLTASTLCCLIGQPRIYLQMAKDGLFFKKFGELNKKQVPVFGILFTCGFASLLAIVLDLDNLTNMISIGTLLAFTCVCAGVVVMRYRNEDGSENGPIPSTLVLFVLFVVACVFGAASYNGWKIWIQIVLAVIQLALIILLCFKKQTLDKSTCNYFLCPLVPIIPCLGIIINTYFIMHLDSASFIRMAIWTVVGTIVYFVYSIRNSKLNNTNNNSYIN, encoded by the coding sequence ATGGCCAGTTACTTGAATCGATCAAGCGAGCAACAAAATATACCTCTacttaaaaatagaaaaatttatagtttaaattcattgattAGAAAATACCCAGTCAATGGATttcaagatgatgatgataacaACAATCAACAAACCAACAATGGTGAAGGAAATTTGAATAAATGTCTAACGGTATTTGATATCATTTCCTATGGTATCGGTAGTACAGTTGGAGCAGGTGTTTTTGTATCCATTGGTATTGCGATTAGCTCCTATGCAGGTCCGGGTACAttgttatcatttttattctCTGCAATTGCTTGTTTAATTTCCGCATTTTGTTATTCGGAATTCTCAGCTCGTATTCCAGCATCTGGTAGTGCCTATACATTTGCCTACGTTTCATTGGGTGAATATATGGGTTGGTTCGTTGGGTGGAATCTTACACTAGAGTATGCCATTTCAGCATCGGCGGTAGCAAGGGGTTGGGTTGGTTATTTTAGTGTAATTTTCTCAATTTTCGGTGCTAAAACACCACAATTTATCCAAGGTTATCAAATTAATGATTGGATTAACATTAATCCAATTGCACCACTTATAATTGTATTTTGTACAATAATTTTGGTATTTGGTATTAAAGATTCCGCTAGATTCAATATGATCATTACATGTATCAACATTTTGACAATTCTCTTTTTCATTGTTTTGGGCTCAATCTATGTTAAAGTTGAAAATTGGACTCCTTTCCTTCCATTTGGTTTCGATGGTGTTTTCAATGCATGTTCAGTGGTATTCTTTAGTTATGTAGGATTCGATTCAGTAACAACATTGGCAGGTGAAGTTAAGAATCCAAAACGTGATCTTCCAATTGGTGTTATCGGTTCCTTAGTTATTGCAACCTCTCTTTACATTGGTGTAACATTGGTACTCTCTGGTATGGTTAATTTCCGTGAAGTTAGCCAAGGTTCACCATTATCCGATGCATTCATTCACAATGGTTTGGATATGAAATGGGCAGCTATGATCATTGCATTTGGTACATTAACTTCATTAACCGCCTCAACATTATGTTGCTTAATTGGTCAACCACGTATCTACCTCCAAATGGCCAAAGATGGTTTATTCTTCAAGAAATTtggtgaattaaataaaaaacaagtTCCAGTATTTGGTATTCTCTTCACTTGTGGCTTTGCTTCATTACTCGCTATCGTATTAGATTTAGATAATTTAACTAATATGATTAGTATTGGTACTTTACTTGCATTCACTTGTGTTTGCGCCGGTGTGGTCGTAATGAGATATAGAAATGAGGATGGCTCAGAAAATGGTCCAATTCCATCCACATTAGTACTCTTTGTCTTATTTGTAGTCGCTTGTGTATTTGGTGCTGCAAGTTATAATGGTTGGAAAATTTGGATTCAAATTGTATTGGCAGTGATCCAATTAGCTCTTATCATCCTCCTTTGtttcaaaaaacaaacatTAGATAAAAGTACATGTAATTATTTCCTTTGTCCATTAGTTCCAATTATTCCATGTCTTGGTATAATTATCAATACCTATTTCATTATGCATTTAGATTCAGCTAGTTTTATTCGTATGGCAATTTGGACAGTTGTTGGtacaattgtttattttgtttattcaattagaaatagtaaattaaataatactaataataattcttatattaattaa
- a CDS encoding hypothetical protein (Similar to Dictyostelium discoideum (Slime mold). glycoprotein 24A), producing the protein MPTEIKMIIKNGEGESKIIGKAITLPTPKIFPQPFFIRLSEYTSEGNLWDNENFEFNSGKVECNGEDYDLAPSTCSLAKFDEDDGSKKLI; encoded by the exons atgcCCACAGAgattaaaatgattattaaaaatggagAAGGagaatcaaaaataattggaaaag cAATCACTTTACCAACTCCAAAAATTTTCCCACAACCATTTTTTATACGTTTATCTGAATATACATCAGAAGGTAATCTTTgggataatgaaaattttgaattcaATTCTGGAAAGGTTGAATGCAATGGAGAAGATTATGATCTTGCCCCATCAACTTGTTCATTGGCCAaatttgatgaagatgatggttcaaaaaaattgatataa
- the gloB2 gene encoding beta-lactamase domain-containing protein — protein sequence MSNKAKIEVFPELESATGQMIIIDEQTKKCAILDSVLNYTQNNGRTSTKDADKLIAYIKENQLEPEWILETHIHADHLSGAHYLKGIYPNAKTAIGEGAKIVQKTFKTIYNLEHTFPTDGSQFDKLFTDDERFTIGSLQVRVISTPGHTPACVSYYIENDSVFVGDTMFMPDVGTARCDFPNGSAETLWTSMKKILELPETVKVYVCHDYPPQERGITFFTTIAEQRLSNKHIKDSVTKDEFIKMRTERDATLKAPQLLLPSIQVNIRAGELPPKEDNGISYIKIPLNYLKQ from the coding sequence atgtcaaATAAAGCAAAGATTGAAGTATTTCCAGAATTAGAATCAGCAACTGGtcaaatgattattattgatgAACAAACAAAGAAATGTGCAATCTTAGATTCAGTATTAAATTATACACAAAACAATGGTAGAACCTCAACAAAGGATGcagataaattaattgcCTATATTAAAGAGAATCAATTGGAACCAGAATGGATCTTAGAGACACATATTCATGCCGATCATTTATCAGGCGCACATTATTTAAAGGGAATCTATCCAAATGCAAAGACAGCAATTGGCGAGGGTGCAAAAATCGTTCAAAAAACATTCAAAACCATATATAATTTAGAACACACTTTTCCAACTGACGGCAGTCAATTTGATAAGTTATTCACAGATGACGAAAGATTCACGATTGGTAGTTTACAAGTTAGAGTTATATCAACACCAGGTCATACACCAGCATGTGTAAGTTACTACATTGAAAACGATTCAGTATTTGTTGGTGACACTATGTTTATGCCAGATGTTGGTACTGCACGTTGCGATTTTCCAAATGGTTCCGCTGAAACACTATGGACATCaatgaaaaagattttagAATTACCAGAGACTGTCAAAGTTTACGTTTGCCATGATTACCCACCTCAAGAACGTGGTATCACCTTTTTCACAACAATTGCTGAACAAAGACTCTCTAATAAACATATCAAAGATTCCGTCACTAAAGATGAATTTATCAAAATGAGAACTGAAAGAGATGCAACCCTCAAAGCACCACAATTACTCCTTCCATCAATTCAAGTTAATATTCGTGCTGGTGAATTACCACCAAAAGAAGATAATGGTATTTCTTATATTAAAATcccattaaattatttaaaacaataa